One region of Manis pentadactyla isolate mManPen7 chromosome 9, mManPen7.hap1, whole genome shotgun sequence genomic DNA includes:
- the LOC130685025 gene encoding neuronal PAS domain-containing protein 3-like gives MAKARGSSGGCSSRHPQFVQGRRLPALLRLRERERDKAPRAKRGQRPATGSCARLCGYYTPPAENAEQIVRVIAAGSESPIRRRPRSLGVSPKPASTQRRATLAAPALHGTGGSLGGGGAGRTARLPNDRAPWAAGAEPARRPRVSPRPPAPPAALLPPGAPRPTSRLSLSSHPARGAGGQAGMGLSRSGGANLPLLSQGDSKGNETGTLRASRPAALPVSGTRFLNKGPEHLSILQPVFRSNFSLSFPALPPPVEWSFALVHPRAFQSGGETLSRPGTSASACRKQLPPRTLQEAPSLSEALTVNSFSFPAWNSSQVFSKKESQGNRISV, from the exons ATGGCCAAAGCCAGGGGCAGCAGCGGCGGCTGCTCCAGCAGACACCCCCAGTTTgtacaggggcgccggctgcccGCGCTGCTCCGGCTCCGGGAAAGGGAGCGTGATAAGGCGCCAAGGGCGAAGAGGGGGCAGCGGCCAGCAACCGGCAGCTGCGCGCGGCTGTGTGGGTATTATACGCCCCCGGCCGAGAACGCAGAACAGATTGTGAGGGTCATTGCTGCAGGCAGCGAATCCCCTATCCGGCGCCGGCCGCGTTCGCTCGGCGTCTCCCCGAAGCCCGCCAGCACCCAGCGCCGCGCCACTCTCGCCGCCCCAGCCCTGCACGGCACTGGAGGTTCGCTGGGCGGTGGAGGGGCAGGACGGACAGCGCGCCTGCCCAATGACCGTGCGCCGTGGGCAGCGGGGGCGGAGCCGGCCCGCCGCCCAAGGGTCAGCCCCCGCCCGCCTGCCCCTCCCGCAGCCCTCCTCCCTCCCGGGGCGCCCCGCCCCACTTCCCGGCTCTCACTTTCCTCCCACCCAGCTCGCGGAGCTGGGGGCCAGGCGGGGATGGGGCTGAGTCGCTCCGGCGGGGCCAACCTGCCCCTCCTCTCCCAG GGGGATTCGAAAGGAAATGAGACCGGGACGCTCCGTGCTTCTCGGCCCGCCGCCCTTCCTGTCTCGGGGACACGGTTTCTAAATAAG GGTCCTGAGCATCTGAGTATCCTGCAACCCGTGTTTCGATCCAActtttccctctcattcccagccCTCCCACCACCCGTCGAGTGGAGCTTTGCGCTAGTCCACCCTCGGGCTTTCCAGTCGGGCGGTGAAACCCTCAGCAG GCCTGGCACCTCTGCCTCAGCTTGCCGGAAGCAACTGCCTCCTAGAACGCTTCAAGAAGCCCCTTCTCTGTCAGAAGCTTTAACTGTCAACAGCTTTTCTTTCCCAGCATGGAACTCATCACAGgtattttccaaaaaagaaagccAGGGGAATCGCATTTCAGTCTGA
- the FZD4 gene encoding frizzled-4, giving the protein MAWWGAGPGVLGAPRGAGLSLRPLLLSLLLLGPVRGFGDEEERRCDPIRISMCQNLGYNVTKMPNLVGHELQTDAELQLTTFTPLIQYGCSSQLQFFLCSVYVPMCTEKINIPIGPCGGMCLSVKRRCEPVLKEFGFAWPESLNCSKFPPQNDHNHMCMEGPGDEEMPLPHKTPMQPGEECHAVGTNSDQYIWVKRSLNCVLKCGYDAGLHSRSAKEFTDIWMAVWASLCFISTAFTVLTFLIDSSRFSYPERPIIFLSMCYNIYSIAYIVRLTVGRERISCDFEEAAEPVLIQEGLKNTGCAIIFLLMYFFGMASSIWWVILTLTWFLAAGLKWGHEAIEMHSSYFHIAAWAIPAVKTIVILIMRLVDADELTGLCYVGNQNLDALTGFVVAPLFTYLVIGTLFIAAGLVALFKIRSNLQKDGTKTDKLERLMVKIGVFSVLYTVPATCVIACYFYEISNWALFQYSADDSNMAVEMLKIFMSLLVGITSGMWIWSAKTLHTWQKCSNRLVNSGKVKREKRGNGWMKPSKGNETVV; this is encoded by the exons ATGGCCTGGTGGGGCGCAGGGCCGGGCGTCCTGGGGGCGCCCAGGGGCGCAGGTCTCAGCCTGCGGCCGCTGTTGCTATCGCTACTGCTCCTGGGGCCGGTGCGGGGCTTCGGGGACGAGGAGGAGAGGCGCTGCGACCCCATCCGCATCTCCATGTGCCAGAACCTGGGCTACAACGTGACCAAGATGCCCAACCTTGTGGGGCACGAGCTGCAGACGGACGCCGAGCTGCAGCTGACAACTTTCACGCCGCTCATCCAGTACGGCTGCTCCAGCCAGCTGCAG TTCTTCCTTTGTTCGGTTTATGTGCCAATGTGCACGGAGAAGATCAACATCCCCATCGGCCCGTGTGGTGGCATGTGTCTTTCAGTCAAGAGACGCTGTGAACCTGTCCTGAAGGAATTTGGATTTGCCTGGCCAGAGAGCCTGAACTGCAGCAAATTCCCACCACAGAATGACCACAACCACATGTGCATGGAAGGGCCTGGTGATGAGGAGATGCCATTACCTCACAAAACCCCCATGCAGCCTGGGGAGGAGTGCCATGCTGTGGGAACCAACTCCGATCAGTACATCTGGGTGAAGAGGAGCCTGAACTGCGTGCTCAAGTGTGGCTACGATGCTGGCCTTCACAGCCGCTCGGCCAAGGAGTTCACCGACATCTGGATGGCCGTGTGGGCCAGCTTGTGCTTTATCTCCACCGCCTTCACCGTGCTGACCTTCCTGATTGATTCTTCCAGGTTTTCCTACCCTGAGCGCCCCATCATATTCCTCAGTATGTGCTATAATATTTATAGCATTGCTTATATTGTCAGGCTGACTGTAGGCCGGGAAAGGATATCCTGCGATTTTGAAGAGGCAGCAGAACCTGTTCTCATCCAAGAAGGACTTAAGAACACAGGATGTGCAATCATTTTCTTGCTGATGTACTTTTTTGGAATGGCCAGTTCCATCTGGTGGGTCATTCTGACACTCACGTGGTTTTTGGCAGCGGGACTCAAGTGGGGTCATGAAGCCATTGAAATGCACAGCTCTTATTTCCACATTGCAGCCTGGGCCATCCCCGCAGTGAAAACCATTGTCATCTTGATTATGAGACTGGTGGATGCAGATGAGCTGACCGGCCTGTGCTACGTCGGCAACCAGAACCTGGATGCCCTCACTGGCTTCGTGGTAGCTCCGCTCTTCACTTACTTGGTGATTGGAACTCTGTTCATTGCTGCGGGTTTGGTGGCCTTGTTCAAAATTCGGTCCAATCTTCAAAAGGATGGGACAAAGACAGATAAACTGGAAAGGCTGATGGTCAAGATTGGGGTCTTCTCAGTCCTGTACACAGTTCCTGCAACCTGTGTGATTGCCTGTTATTTCTATGAAATCTCTAACTGGGCGCTCTTCCAGTATTCTGCAGATGACTCCAACATGGCGGTTGAGATGTTGAAAATTTTTATGTCTCTGCTGGTGGGCATCACTTCAGGCATGTGGATTTGGTCTGCCAAAACTCTTCACACGTGGCAGAAGTGTTCCAACAGATTGGTGAACTCGGGGAAggtgaagagagaaaagagagggaaTGGTTGGATGAAGCCCAGCAAAGGCAATGAAACTGTGGTATAA